From the genome of Zalophus californianus isolate mZalCal1 chromosome 6, mZalCal1.pri.v2, whole genome shotgun sequence, one region includes:
- the MED6 gene encoding mediator of RNA polymerase II transcription subunit 6 isoform X2, which yields MAAVDIRDNLLGISWVDSSWIPILNSGSVLDYFSERSNPFYDRTCNNEVVKMQRLTLEHLNQMVGVEYILLHAQEPILFIIRKQQRQSPTQVIPLADYYIIAGVIYQAPDLGSVINSRVLTAVHGIQSAFDEALSYCRYHPSKGYWWHFKDHEEQDKVKPKAKRKEEPSSIFQRQRVDALLLDLRQKFPPKFVQWIRQRKRQNLYQKL from the exons ATGGCGGCGGTAGATATCCGAG ATAATCTGCTGGGAATCTCTTGGGTTGACAGTTCCTGGATCCCCATTTTGAACAGTGGAAGTGTCCTGGATTACTTTTCAGAAAGAAGTAATCCTTTTTACGACAGAACATGTAATAATGAGGTGGTCAAAATGCAGAGACTAACATTAGAACACTTAAA TCAAATGGTTGGAGTGGAATACATCCTTTTACACGCTCAAGAGCCCATTCTTTTTATCATTCGGAAGCAACAGCGGCAGTCCCCTACCCAAG TTATCCCACTGGCCGATTACTATATCATTGCTGGAGTGATCTATCAAGCGCCAGACTTGGGGTCAGTTATAAACTCTAGGGTG CTTACTGCAGTGCATGGCATTCAGTCAGCTTTTGATGAAGCTCTGTCATACTGTAGATATCATCCTTCCAAAGGGTATTGGTGGCACTTCAAAGATCATGAAGAGCAAG ATAAAGTCAAACCTAAagccaaaaggaaagaagaaccaAGCTCTATTTTTCAGAGACAACGTGTGGATGCTTTACTCCTAGACCTTAGACAGAAATTTCCACCCAAATTTGTGCAG TGGATCagacaaagaaagaggcagaaccTATACCAGAAACTGTAA
- the MED6 gene encoding mediator of RNA polymerase II transcription subunit 6 isoform X1 — protein MAAVDIRDNLLGISWVDSSWIPILNSGSVLDYFSERSNPFYDRTCNNEVVKMQRLTLEHLNQMVGVEYILLHAQEPILFIIRKQQRQSPTQVIPLADYYIIAGVIYQAPDLGSVINSRVLTAVHGIQSAFDEALSYCRYHPSKGYWWHFKDHEEQDKVKPKAKRKEEPSSIFQRQRVDALLLDLRQKFPPKFVQQKSGEKPVPVDQTKKEAEPIPETVKSEEKETTKNVQQIVSTKGPPEKRMRLQ, from the exons ATGGCGGCGGTAGATATCCGAG ATAATCTGCTGGGAATCTCTTGGGTTGACAGTTCCTGGATCCCCATTTTGAACAGTGGAAGTGTCCTGGATTACTTTTCAGAAAGAAGTAATCCTTTTTACGACAGAACATGTAATAATGAGGTGGTCAAAATGCAGAGACTAACATTAGAACACTTAAA TCAAATGGTTGGAGTGGAATACATCCTTTTACACGCTCAAGAGCCCATTCTTTTTATCATTCGGAAGCAACAGCGGCAGTCCCCTACCCAAG TTATCCCACTGGCCGATTACTATATCATTGCTGGAGTGATCTATCAAGCGCCAGACTTGGGGTCAGTTATAAACTCTAGGGTG CTTACTGCAGTGCATGGCATTCAGTCAGCTTTTGATGAAGCTCTGTCATACTGTAGATATCATCCTTCCAAAGGGTATTGGTGGCACTTCAAAGATCATGAAGAGCAAG ATAAAGTCAAACCTAAagccaaaaggaaagaagaaccaAGCTCTATTTTTCAGAGACAACGTGTGGATGCTTTACTCCTAGACCTTAGACAGAAATTTCCACCCAAATTTGTGCAG caaAAGTCTGGAGAAAAGCCTGTCCCAG TGGATCagacaaagaaagaggcagaaccTATACCAGAAACTGTAAAATCGGAGGAGAAGGAGACCACGAAGAACGTCCAACAGATAGTGAGCACCAAAGGCCCCCCTGAGAAACGAATGAGACTTCAGTGA